Proteins from a single region of Candidatus Omnitrophota bacterium:
- a CDS encoding ribonuclease PH, whose protein sequence is MIRIDGRGFEDLRKVNITRNYIKYAEGSCLIELGNTKVICTASVDENVPLFLKGNAMGWVTAEYGMLPRSCAQRVPRGKDSGRTHEIQRLVGRSLRTITDLKSLGERTIWIDCDVIQADGGTRTASITGSFIALVDALDKIKDKGLIRNIPIKDFVAATSVGIVEKEMILDLAYEEDSRAEVDMNVVMVGKGDFIEIQGTAERKPFSKAQLDRMLDLAKSGILKLIEVQKKQLKSVLDIA, encoded by the coding sequence ATGATAAGGATTGATGGCAGAGGGTTCGAGGATTTAAGGAAGGTTAATATTACGAGGAATTATATTAAGTACGCCGAAGGCTCATGCCTTATTGAATTAGGGAATACCAAGGTCATCTGTACAGCTTCGGTTGATGAAAATGTCCCTTTATTTTTAAAAGGCAATGCTATGGGTTGGGTGACTGCAGAATATGGCATGCTCCCAAGGTCCTGTGCTCAACGGGTACCCAGAGGGAAAGACTCAGGAAGGACGCATGAGATACAGAGGCTTGTGGGAAGGTCGCTGCGTACTATCACTGATTTAAAATCTTTAGGCGAGCGCACTATCTGGATAGACTGCGATGTCATACAGGCAGACGGAGGCACACGCACTGCTTCTATAACCGGTAGTTTCATCGCCCTGGTAGATGCGTTAGATAAAATAAAAGATAAGGGGTTGATAAGGAATATCCCGATAAAAGATTTTGTGGCAGCTACAAGCGTCGGGATAGTTGAGAAAGAGATGATCCTGGATTTAGCTTACGAAGAGGATTCGCGCGCCGAAGTAGACATGAATGTAGTCATGGTCGGTAAGGGTGATTTTATTGAAATCCAGGGGACAGCCGAAAGAAAACCTTTTAGTAAGGCGCAATTGGACCGTATGCTCGACCTTGCAAAGAGCGGGATATTGAAATTGATAGAGGTGCAGAAGAAACAGCTTAAGTCGGTGCTGGATATAGCTTAA
- a CDS encoding glutamate racemase — translation MMNKPIGVFDSGVGGLTVVKEVIQHLPNEDIIYFGDTARVPYGIKSRETVAKLSVENILFLLKQDVKLICVACNTASSFALPVIKSHFRVPVIGVISPGVREAVYATRNKRIGVIGTRGTINSRTYEVEIRQLASNVKVITAACPLFVPFAEEGLRQGKVVEEVAANYLKPLKQAKVDTVILGCTHYPLLKPVIKKVLGPDVILIDSAKQVAIEVKEMLAAESLLNKAGKKGMQRFYVSDNPEWFRSMARSFLGRPVSKVIKVDPAVF, via the coding sequence TTGATGAATAAACCAATCGGGGTTTTTGATTCTGGAGTGGGCGGGCTGACTGTTGTAAAAGAAGTGATCCAGCATCTGCCGAATGAAGACATTATATATTTCGGGGATACGGCCCGGGTGCCTTATGGGATAAAGTCCCGGGAAACGGTAGCAAAACTTTCAGTAGAGAATATTCTTTTTTTACTTAAACAGGATGTAAAATTGATATGCGTTGCATGTAATACCGCTTCAAGTTTTGCCCTTCCTGTAATCAAGAGTCATTTCCGTGTCCCGGTCATCGGAGTCATCAGTCCCGGGGTAAGAGAGGCGGTCTATGCCACCAGGAACAAACGTATAGGAGTTATCGGCACGCGCGGGACTATAAACAGCCGCACTTATGAAGTAGAGATAAGACAGCTTGCGTCTAATGTCAAGGTTATCACTGCGGCTTGCCCTTTATTTGTCCCATTCGCTGAGGAGGGTTTAAGGCAGGGTAAGGTCGTAGAAGAGGTAGCTGCCAATTATCTTAAGCCTTTAAAGCAGGCAAAAGTAGATACGGTCATACTCGGATGCACGCATTATCCTTTGCTTAAACCGGTAATAAAAAAGGTCCTGGGCCCGGATGTTATATTGATTGATTCCGCAAAGCAGGTAGCCATTGAAGTCAAAGAAATGCTTGCTGCCGAGAGCCTGCTTAATAAAGCGGGCAAGAAGGGTATGCAAAGGTTTTATGTAAGCGATAATCCTGAATGGTTCAGGAGTATGGCCAGAAGCTTTTTAGGCAGGCCGGTAAGCAAAGTCATAAAAGTGGACCCGGCAGTATTCTAG
- a CDS encoding TRZ/ATZ family protein — MMKSLNTPLTKKDIAGLKSAEEVLFSGLIYTARDQAHKRLVYALESGKELPMELKGQVIYYCGPTPKPKSKIIGSCGPTTSSRMDAFTPALLKAGLLGMIGKGGRSKEVIMAIKREKAVYFLTYAGCAALLSQYVKSCKLVAYPDLGPEAIYALRVKDFPLIVGIDSTGRSVYDKD; from the coding sequence ATTATGAAATCTCTTAATACACCACTAACAAAAAAAGATATTGCCGGATTAAAATCTGCCGAGGAAGTTTTATTCTCGGGGTTAATTTATACTGCCAGAGACCAGGCGCACAAACGGCTGGTTTACGCTTTAGAATCAGGCAAAGAACTCCCTATGGAATTAAAAGGCCAGGTTATATATTATTGCGGCCCTACCCCTAAACCTAAGTCAAAAATAATAGGCTCATGCGGCCCGACAACGAGCTCAAGGATGGATGCCTTTACCCCTGCTTTACTTAAAGCCGGCCTGCTTGGGATGATAGGTAAGGGTGGTCGTTCGAAAGAAGTAATTATGGCGATCAAGAGAGAGAAGGCGGTTTACTTTCTTACATATGCAGGGTGCGCGGCGTTATTATCACAATATGTCAAAAGCTGCAAGCTTGTCGCTTATCCCGATTTAGGACCGGAGGCGATTTATGCCCTCAGGGTGAAAGACTTTCCTCTAATCGTAGGTATTGATTCAACCGGAAGGAGTGTTTATGATAAGGATTGA
- a CDS encoding DUF748 domain-containing protein, with the protein MRKTFLIISFILLILFSVFMLYLNNVLIPTKIKARVIQGLSEAVGCKVDIEKLKYNPFKGIIIQGLIFYQDNEVNTAAILKVKEVSFNFFFLPLIKERKFIIPVIHINSPSLTLRYKKDSTLNISNIISKVQSNAKAGKSKFSVIVYKINIFSGACEFTDDHLAPPYKKTFQELSLGLSLKLPTSISFIGQARIPKENENSAKLLLKGEYNASSQEGKADIEIINLAYNDFAIYLNQMLPVKLNSGHIVSAKLKASYKDKSLDLNYTASAKDLELKAQDYIIASTDTDAKGSAKYNIENKEFDYNAGIKVIRGKVSGIKLIEKIENLVGELEIAKNSANFKDLKFKCLDSEFNAKGTITDYAQPKLKLQLASEQIKLERIAPLLPSMKGINISGNAKINLNIDGPVDGLPNGLTADINISDAKFKIEAIKEGINAITGKISIGADNLKWDNLRFNYNNKDYSSIGELTGFKSPKILFNVNSDILEIKSDIQVNNKIASIKELFAKSGDSRVTINGDVDFQNPASLGLMLTLKSNLETKDILPLLPKEVSDKINSLKISGKLNAAGHVSGRTEDLKSLNAVLKCDSDMLSAYNLKFTDTSFSLTQKNGLIDIPDLRTKAYSGNINASFVLDTVNANEFALKLRSQGIDLSLVKNDADLKNKNLQGILNLDADLYGALGKPETFKGLANITVQKGRLWEWKLFKGIGDLFLMPDFAKIVFEEATAQFEIADKNISTNNCTLKSKQLNLECTGKVGFDGALDISVLTNFNEEVIKDSADVRKFVTAVWGQLRKSMAIKITGTIKDPKYKVVPMPVDIIKNIKDFLKGK; encoded by the coding sequence ATGAGAAAAACCTTCCTTATAATCAGCTTTATCTTACTTATCCTCTTCTCAGTATTTATGTTATATCTTAACAATGTCCTCATCCCCACCAAAATTAAAGCAAGGGTCATCCAGGGTTTAAGCGAAGCAGTTGGCTGCAAAGTAGACATCGAAAAGCTGAAATATAACCCATTTAAAGGCATAATAATCCAGGGGCTTATCTTTTACCAGGACAATGAGGTAAATACTGCAGCTATACTTAAGGTCAAAGAAGTAAGTTTTAATTTCTTTTTTCTACCTCTCATAAAAGAGCGCAAATTCATAATACCTGTAATCCATATAAATTCACCCTCTCTTACCCTGCGTTACAAAAAGGATAGCACACTTAACATATCCAATATAATATCCAAGGTCCAAAGCAATGCCAAAGCAGGAAAAAGTAAATTTTCAGTAATTGTATATAAGATAAACATATTTTCAGGCGCATGTGAATTCACAGACGATCATTTAGCCCCTCCATATAAAAAGACTTTTCAGGAATTAAGCCTTGGCCTAAGCCTTAAGCTGCCTACTTCCATATCTTTTATCGGCCAGGCCAGGATCCCTAAGGAAAATGAGAACTCCGCAAAACTGCTTCTTAAGGGTGAATATAATGCCTCTTCTCAGGAAGGAAAAGCAGATATTGAAATCATCAATCTTGCCTACAACGACTTTGCAATATACTTAAACCAGATGCTGCCGGTTAAACTAAATTCAGGCCATATTGTTTCTGCAAAATTAAAGGCTAGCTATAAAGATAAATCGCTTGATTTAAATTATACGGCATCCGCAAAAGACCTGGAACTCAAGGCCCAGGATTATATCATTGCTTCTACGGATACTGATGCAAAAGGAAGCGCTAAATATAATATAGAAAATAAAGAGTTTGATTATAATGCAGGTATCAAAGTCATCCGCGGCAAGGTCTCAGGCATAAAACTCATCGAAAAAATTGAAAACCTGGTAGGAGAATTGGAGATAGCTAAAAACAGCGCTAACTTTAAAGATTTAAAATTTAAATGCCTGGATTCAGAATTTAACGCCAAAGGCACGATAACCGATTATGCCCAACCTAAATTGAAATTACAGTTAGCCTCAGAACAGATAAAACTAGAAAGAATAGCCCCGCTTCTGCCTTCCATGAAAGGTATAAATATAAGCGGTAACGCAAAAATCAACCTTAACATAGACGGCCCGGTTGATGGACTGCCTAATGGCCTTACTGCAGACATAAATATCAGCGATGCCAAGTTTAAAATTGAAGCTATAAAAGAAGGTATTAACGCCATAACCGGTAAAATCAGCATAGGCGCAGACAATCTAAAATGGGATAATCTCCGCTTTAATTACAACAACAAAGATTACTCCTCGATAGGAGAGCTTACCGGATTTAAATCTCCCAAAATATTATTTAACGTTAATTCCGATATACTGGAAATAAAATCTGATATCCAGGTAAACAACAAAATCGCTTCCATAAAAGAACTTTTTGCTAAATCCGGAGATTCTCGGGTAACTATTAACGGTGATGTAGATTTCCAAAATCCTGCTTCTTTGGGTTTAATGCTCACTTTAAAATCAAATCTGGAAACAAAGGATATTCTGCCCCTCCTGCCAAAAGAAGTTTCCGATAAAATAAACAGCCTTAAAATCTCGGGGAAACTGAATGCTGCAGGACATGTATCCGGAAGAACCGAGGACTTAAAATCATTAAATGCGGTATTAAAATGCGACTCAGATATGTTATCTGCATATAATCTTAAATTTACCGATACCTCATTTAGCCTGACTCAAAAGAACGGGCTCATAGATATACCTGATTTACGGACAAAGGCTTATTCAGGAAATATTAATGCCTCATTTGTCCTGGATACTGTAAATGCCAATGAATTCGCCTTAAAATTAAGGTCGCAAGGTATTGACTTATCCCTGGTAAAAAACGACGCTGATTTAAAAAATAAAAACTTGCAGGGTATATTAAACCTTGATGCCGATCTTTACGGCGCATTAGGAAAGCCGGAGACTTTTAAGGGCCTGGCTAATATTACGGTACAGAAAGGCAGGCTCTGGGAATGGAAGCTTTTTAAAGGCATAGGCGACCTCTTTCTTATGCCTGATTTTGCCAAGATCGTCTTTGAAGAAGCAACCGCCCAATTTGAGATAGCCGATAAAAACATATCGACTAACAATTGCACGCTAAAAAGCAAACAGCTTAATCTTGAATGCACAGGTAAAGTCGGCTTTGACGGCGCGCTGGATATATCAGTTCTTACCAATTTCAACGAAGAGGTCATCAAAGATTCTGCGGATGTGAGAAAATTTGTCACCGCAGTATGGGGCCAACTTCGCAAATCCATGGCCATAAAAATAACCGGTACAATAAAAGACCCCAAATACAAGGTCGTCCCTATGCCGGTAGATATAATAAAAAATATTAAGGATTTTTTGAAAGGTAAGTAA
- the rdgB gene encoding RdgB/HAM1 family non-canonical purine NTP pyrophosphatase — MNLKAKQELVVATKNIKKFKEIKDILRGVDIKISSLAEYPDAPRIIENGKSFEENAAKKALKIARFTGKLTLGEDSGLCVDVLNGEPGIRSSRFSGKDKNDKKNNLKLLKLLQGLSPDKRRAHYYCAVALADKEGIIGITNGKCHGIIGYSEKGKCGFGYDPLFIIPKYKKTFGQLGEVIKHKMSHRFKALHKAKRLIITYLSKNP, encoded by the coding sequence ATGAATTTGAAAGCCAAGCAAGAACTTGTAGTCGCAACGAAAAATATTAAGAAGTTTAAGGAGATAAAGGATATTTTAAGGGGAGTTGATATAAAAATATCATCCTTAGCTGAATATCCCGATGCTCCCAGAATAATCGAAAACGGTAAGAGCTTCGAAGAAAACGCAGCCAAAAAAGCGCTGAAGATCGCCAGGTTTACCGGAAAACTTACCCTGGGTGAAGATTCCGGGCTGTGTGTAGATGTTTTAAACGGTGAGCCGGGGATACGTTCATCCCGCTTCTCAGGAAAAGATAAAAACGATAAAAAGAATAATCTTAAACTCTTAAAATTACTCCAGGGGTTATCCCCCGATAAGAGAAGAGCGCATTACTATTGTGCTGTTGCTTTGGCAGATAAGGAAGGCATAATCGGTATTACAAACGGCAAATGCCATGGCATAATCGGTTATTCAGAGAAGGGTAAGTGCGGCTTCGGATATGACCCGCTTTTTATTATTCCTAAATACAAAAAAACTTTTGGCCAGTTGGGTGAGGTTATTAAGCACAAGATGAGCCACAGGTTTAAAGCTCTCCATAAGGCAAAGCGCCTGATTATTACTTACCTTTCAAAAAATCCTTAA
- a CDS encoding GIY-YIG nuclease family protein — translation MPRSKKDKWCVYILECKDGSLYTGITKDLEKRINQHNRGAGCRYTKYRFPVRMLYNESCFSRPDALKREAEIKSWERNKKLRFIADG, via the coding sequence ATGCCGCGTAGCAAAAAAGATAAATGGTGTGTTTATATTCTTGAGTGCAAAGACGGCTCTTTATATACCGGGATTACCAAAGACTTAGAGAAGCGAATAAATCAGCATAACCGCGGGGCAGGTTGCCGCTATACAAAATACCGTTTTCCGGTTAGAATGTTATATAATGAGTCTTGTTTTTCCAGGCCGGATGCGCTAAAAAGAGAAGCAGAGATAAAGAGCTGGGAGAGAAATAAAAAGTTAAGATTTATCGCAGATGGTTAG
- a CDS encoding fumarate hydratase has translation MRNISLKQIIDAASKISIKANFNLRPDVLISLKRAYVKEKNKKARRFFRAIIDNAAVARKEKLAICQDTGLPCVFVEIGSNVRVNGDIKKAIINGVEKGYKEAYLRNSIVSDPLKRTKSAYSPAVIHLDSVKGNKIKISLLAKGFGCENKTQLKMFKPTASVEEIKKFVVEAVKLAGADACPPYVVGIGIGGTADYACFLAKKALLKKIYTRYSIRDTRYASLENDLLKQINKLNIGPMGLGGRTTVLGVNILTYPTHIAGLPVAVNINCHALRSVSITI, from the coding sequence ATGAGAAATATAAGTTTAAAACAAATAATCGATGCAGCCTCGAAAATCAGCATAAAGGCAAATTTTAACCTGCGTCCCGATGTATTGATAAGCCTGAAACGCGCCTATGTCAAAGAAAAGAATAAAAAAGCGAGAAGATTTTTCCGCGCCATTATTGATAACGCGGCCGTGGCCAGAAAAGAAAAATTAGCCATATGCCAGGATACCGGGCTGCCTTGCGTATTTGTTGAAATAGGCAGTAATGTCCGCGTTAACGGGGATATAAAAAAGGCAATAATAAACGGGGTAGAAAAAGGGTATAAAGAAGCATATCTGAGGAATTCGATTGTCAGTGACCCCTTAAAACGCACTAAATCAGCTTATTCTCCCGCAGTCATCCATCTTGATAGCGTAAAAGGAAATAAGATAAAGATCAGTCTTTTAGCAAAAGGTTTCGGCTGTGAAAATAAAACCCAGCTTAAAATGTTTAAACCGACTGCAAGCGTTGAGGAGATTAAAAAGTTCGTAGTGGAAGCGGTAAAGCTGGCCGGGGCTGATGCCTGCCCGCCTTACGTTGTAGGGATAGGGATCGGCGGCACTGCAGATTATGCATGTTTCTTGGCCAAGAAAGCACTTCTAAAGAAAATTTATACGCGATACTCGATACGCGATACTCGATACGCAAGCCTGGAAAATGATTTATTAAAGCAGATAAATAAACTCAATATCGGCCCAATGGGCTTAGGGGGCAGAACAACGGTCCTGGGAGTTAATATATTAACCTACCCAACACATATAGCTGGCCTTCCTGTCGCAGTTAATATCAACTGCCATGCATTAAGAAGTGTTAGTATAACAATATAA
- a CDS encoding 7-carboxy-7-deazaguanine synthase QueE, with amino-acid sequence MSQKGKISEVFASYQGEGIYLGQKQIFVRFYGCNLSCSYCDTKLDSYFEYEPEELLKEIKLYSEDSHSVSFTGGEPLFQVDFLNDILQLTHREHFKNYLETNGTLPEALAKVISFVDIIAMDLKLPSSTGLPGFWDQHEKFLEIASDKEVFIKAVICSQTDEKDLVRGISIIKKVCKDSIFILQPNAFEDRNMLESKLHYFKDICIAENVCACIIPQLHKIIGLK; translated from the coding sequence ATGAGCCAAAAAGGTAAGATCAGCGAAGTCTTCGCAAGCTATCAGGGCGAAGGGATTTATCTGGGCCAGAAGCAGATATTCGTAAGGTTCTACGGCTGCAACCTGAGCTGCAGTTATTGTGACACGAAGTTAGATTCGTACTTTGAATATGAACCCGAAGAATTACTGAAAGAGATAAAACTATATTCAGAGGATTCACATTCCGTTTCTTTTACCGGAGGTGAGCCGCTGTTCCAGGTGGATTTCTTAAACGATATCCTGCAGCTCACGCACAGGGAACACTTCAAGAATTACCTTGAAACCAACGGGACACTCCCCGAAGCGCTGGCTAAGGTGATCAGTTTCGTGGATATAATAGCAATGGATTTGAAATTACCCAGCTCGACAGGCTTGCCAGGGTTTTGGGATCAGCACGAGAAATTTCTTGAGATCGCAAGCGATAAGGAAGTGTTTATAAAAGCAGTCATCTGTTCGCAGACTGATGAGAAAGACCTGGTCAGGGGGATTTCGATTATAAAAAAAGTCTGCAAGGATTCAATTTTTATTTTACAGCCGAATGCCTTTGAGGACAGAAACATGCTTGAGAGCAAATTACATTATTTTAAGGATATCTGCATAGCGGAGAATGTCTGTGCCTGTATCATTCCGCAATTACACAAAATCATAGGCTTAAAATGA
- a CDS encoding tetratricopeptide repeat protein, translating into MHRVRISLIVSILFLFTSPSFAGDLMDKEAIDHYNEAVKAQRANNFSAADALLQKSLLLHPNNPKYFTAFMNNRGIVLAKQGNIKDAEVAFKEALKVDPDYAPTKVNLGLLYDATKSKAEAIEYWYDALDVEENKPRNFVFEDRLIEAEK; encoded by the coding sequence ATGCATAGAGTCAGGATATCTCTTATAGTTTCAATACTGTTTTTATTTACGAGCCCATCTTTTGCAGGCGACCTTATGGATAAAGAGGCTATTGATCACTATAATGAGGCAGTTAAAGCTCAGAGAGCAAATAATTTCTCCGCCGCCGATGCCTTGCTGCAGAAAAGCCTGCTGCTTCATCCAAACAACCCAAAATATTTCACCGCATTTATGAATAACAGGGGGATAGTGCTTGCTAAACAGGGCAATATTAAGGACGCGGAGGTCGCTTTTAAGGAGGCCCTTAAGGTTGACCCGGATTATGCCCCTACCAAGGTAAATCTTGGTCTTTTGTATGATGCCACTAAAAGTAAGGCCGAAGCAATAGAGTACTGGTACGACGCCCTGGATGTTGAAGAAAACAAGCCCAGGAATTTTGTTTTTGAAGATAGGCTTATAGAGGCTGAGAAATAA
- a CDS encoding GIY-YIG nuclease family protein: MCKKWYVYIARARTGRLYTGITTDPGKRIRVHNSGRGSKFAINQGPFELVYVSDEFINKARARKREIQIKKWSRIKKINLVNGIWI, translated from the coding sequence ATATGCAAAAAATGGTATGTTTATATCGCTAGAGCAAGGACTGGCAGGTTGTATACAGGTATCACAACCGATCCTGGCAAGAGAATCAGGGTACATAATTCTGGAAGAGGATCGAAGTTTGCAATAAATCAAGGCCCTTTTGAATTAGTATATGTTTCTGATGAATTCATTAATAAAGCCAGAGCACGTAAGAGAGAAATACAGATAAAAAAATGGTCTCGTATTAAGAAGATTAATCTTGTGAATGGGATTTGGATTTAG
- the queD gene encoding 6-carboxytetrahydropterin synthase QueD, whose amino-acid sequence MFSIKVEGYFSSAHNLRAYYGKCEELHGHNWKVEVVIASKTLDKIGMLMDFKIIKAELNRVLDKLDHKYLNETPYFKKINPTSENIAKFIYDALIPKFKKLKSVTVWENHTCCATYER is encoded by the coding sequence ATGTTTAGCATAAAAGTAGAAGGATATTTCAGTTCAGCGCATAACCTCAGGGCCTATTACGGCAAATGCGAAGAATTGCACGGCCATAATTGGAAAGTCGAGGTTGTCATTGCTTCAAAAACGCTGGATAAGATAGGTATGCTTATGGATTTTAAGATTATAAAAGCCGAGCTTAACCGGGTGCTTGATAAGCTCGACCATAAATATTTGAACGAAACCCCGTATTTTAAGAAAATAAACCCTACCTCTGAAAATATCGCAAAATTTATTTATGATGCACTTATCCCTAAATTCAAAAAACTAAAGTCTGTTACTGTCTGGGAGAATCATACCTGTTGTGCTACGTATGAAAGATAG
- the queC gene encoding 7-cyano-7-deazaguanine synthase QueC, translating to MKDRKRSKRAVVLLSGGLDSATTLYIARRQGFECFCLIFDYGQRHKKEINSAKMIAASCGCKLRLIKISLPWKGSSLIDKGVSIPLGRLSGTKEAKQIPSTYVPGRNIIFLSFALSFAEVIGASAIFIGAHSQDYSGYPDCRPQFYRDFKKVISSGTKAGVEGRRIDIRTPLILKNKAQIINMGKKLRVPFQLSWSCYYGGLKPCGKCDSCHFREKGFQEAGLKDPLLA from the coding sequence ATGAAAGATAGAAAAAGAAGCAAGCGGGCTGTTGTGTTGTTATCCGGAGGCCTGGATTCTGCGACCACCCTTTATATAGCCAGGCGCCAGGGTTTTGAGTGTTTTTGCCTGATTTTTGATTACGGCCAGAGGCATAAAAAAGAAATAAATTCCGCAAAAATGATCGCTGCTTCCTGCGGATGTAAACTCAGGCTTATAAAAATAAGCTTGCCCTGGAAGGGTTCCAGCCTTATCGACAAGGGCGTTTCTATACCTTTAGGAAGGTTATCCGGCACAAAAGAGGCAAAACAAATTCCCTCGACTTATGTGCCGGGACGCAATATAATATTTTTAAGCTTTGCTTTATCGTTTGCGGAGGTAATCGGTGCTTCGGCAATCTTTATCGGTGCCCATTCTCAGGATTATTCAGGGTATCCTGATTGCCGTCCGCAATTTTACCGTGATTTTAAAAAGGTAATTTCAAGCGGAACTAAGGCAGGCGTTGAGGGCAGAAGGATTGATATCCGTACCCCTCTGATATTAAAGAACAAAGCCCAGATAATAAATATGGGCAAAAAGCTTAGAGTTCCTTTTCAACTCAGTTGGTCTTGCTATTACGGTGGCCTTAAGCCTTGCGGAAAATGCGATAGTTGTCATTTCCGGGAGAAGGGTTTTCAAGAGGCGGGCCTTAAGGATCCTTTGCTAGCTTAA
- a CDS encoding DUF748 domain-containing protein, whose amino-acid sequence MFTKTGKRIILISLLLLLVAFISLHVFINIFGRTLLTKKLQESFNQEVKIGSLRTAFPATIQIKDLEVGRIFTINEILISGGSFDLLRRSISIRILKLDQPVVNVKKEVIKPAAGKLFQEENKELVSDSTPAISGGSKNIVIPPLIIRRLVINDGIFNFIDRTKGDSEIIIRAENVNVRVDNLTTLPIKRVITDFDISGKIPWRQEAETGSFNMEGWINRRKKDIQATIKIKDIDGVYLYPYYSQWVDLEKARIEKAKLNFTSEIQGLNNDVTAHCRVELTDIVRKPRPEDEPQGKEERIADVVLGIFKALNQGNIVLDFTIKTKMDNPQFGFSDIKMAVQNKLTEATKGNGFGIKDLIGLPEKLLAGTVKGASDLARAVIDGSFAVGNEFKKAVEGSFHKEEN is encoded by the coding sequence ATGTTTACTAAGACCGGTAAAAGAATAATTTTAATTAGCCTGCTGCTTCTTTTAGTAGCATTCATCAGCTTGCATGTGTTCATTAATATCTTTGGCCGTACGCTACTGACCAAGAAATTACAAGAGTCATTTAATCAGGAGGTTAAGATCGGCTCCTTAAGGACTGCATTTCCCGCGACAATACAGATTAAAGACCTTGAAGTCGGGCGTATTTTTACAATAAATGAGATTTTGATATCCGGAGGCTCTTTTGATCTACTGCGCAGAAGCATATCTATCAGGATTCTTAAATTAGATCAGCCTGTAGTCAATGTTAAAAAAGAAGTCATTAAGCCTGCAGCCGGAAAATTATTCCAGGAAGAAAACAAAGAGCTTGTCAGCGATTCAACGCCGGCTATTTCAGGCGGTTCGAAGAACATCGTTATCCCGCCTCTTATTATAAGAAGGCTTGTCATAAACGACGGTATTTTTAATTTTATCGACAGGACCAAGGGCGATTCGGAGATAATAATAAGGGCTGAAAATGTTAATGTGAGAGTCGATAACCTTACCACCCTTCCTATAAAAAGGGTGATCACTGACTTCGATATCTCAGGCAAGATCCCCTGGCGCCAGGAAGCAGAGACCGGCAGTTTCAATATGGAAGGATGGATAAACCGCAGGAAAAAAGATATCCAGGCGACTATCAAGATCAAAGATATTGACGGGGTTTACCTTTATCCGTATTATTCGCAGTGGGTGGATTTAGAGAAGGCGCGTATAGAAAAAGCAAAGCTGAATTTTACAAGTGAAATACAGGGTTTAAATAATGATGTCACTGCCCATTGCAGGGTAGAGCTTACCGATATCGTGCGTAAACCCAGGCCTGAAGATGAACCGCAGGGTAAAGAAGAGCGTATCGCTGATGTCGTGCTGGGGATTTTTAAGGCCTTAAACCAGGGGAATATTGTATTAGATTTTACTATCAAGACCAAGATGGATAATCCGCAGTTTGGTTTTTCCGATATAAAGATGGCAGTGCAAAATAAATTAACAGAAGCAACAAAGGGAAACGGCTTTGGTATAAAGGATTTAATCGGGCTGCCCGAGAAGCTCCTTGCCGGGACAGTAAAAGGCGCATCTGATCTTGCTAGGGCAGTTATAGACGGTTCTTTTGCCGTAGGCAATGAGTTTAAAAAGGCAGTTGAAGGTTCTTTTCATAAAGAAGAAAACTGA
- the queF gene encoding NADPH-dependent 7-cyano-7-deazaguanine reductase QueF, with the protein MKRKSSYEGLQSAVRKLRTPKIEVWRNQYPDREYSISMDIPEFTCICPKTGLPDFADIKIEYSPNKYCIELKSFKLYTISFRNVGIFHEHVINRILDDLVIACSPRWMKITGVFNPRGGITTTVSREYTE; encoded by the coding sequence ATGAAGCGTAAATCAAGTTACGAAGGCCTGCAATCAGCAGTGCGAAAATTAAGGACTCCGAAAATAGAAGTATGGAGAAATCAGTATCCGGATAGAGAATATAGTATTTCTATGGACATCCCGGAGTTTACCTGTATCTGTCCAAAAACCGGGTTACCGGATTTTGCCGATATCAAAATAGAATATTCCCCTAATAAGTATTGCATAGAATTAAAATCTTTCAAACTTTATACGATATCTTTTCGCAATGTAGGTATATTCCATGAGCATGTAATAAACCGGATATTGGATGATTTGGTTATTGCCTGCTCTCCGCGCTGGATGAAGATTACGGGTGTATTTAACCCGCGGGGCGGGATAACTACGACCGTATCTAGAGAATACACCGAATAA